AAACTTTTAGCTTCACTAGACGACaccaaaaaattaaataagtgttaataaatattaatcataGATGTTGAAGATGTTATGCAATATTTTCACTCATAAATTTTTCGCTCAAAAGATTgttaagaaaaatattcacattgttcaatgaattataatatataaatgtgGTATAAAATTGATAGGATTTCAAAGAAGACAACATTAATAttgtttaatgtttaatttatgtataagtaatcaaattaaaaccataaaaTTTATGCAAAATTTGATACTGTAAAATTAGTGTTTGGGGAGCATTTTTCATTAATAGAGGGATAAATAGGTCTAATTAAACTGATTTCTACCTAAATATGGAGTTAGCTTGAAATCAATATCCTTTTAgtttcttttgtttgttttttattttgttttttttacaatattgtATGAGGAAACATAACTCAACTAATAATTTAGGAAGggtaataattttattgatattgcatGTGAAGAGTGTTAAACGAAAATATGATTAAAGACATTTGACTAATCCAAACTGGTGGTGAAAATTTCATAGTAGTTCCTTTACCCAAATTTTAGAAGAGATAAGGAGATAGACAAATGAAGATTTGATAGTCTTTCAAAATCTGCACTGTCGTCTGGTTGAATAGACGAGGTGAGtgcaataataatttttattattattattattaaaaacgcttttctttaattaattattaattttgtgaCCCATGTTAATCATatgtttttgttcattttttcctttaatgGTGCTTCGATTCTTTAGaggaaatatggaaaaaaaaaatcatagttcTTCCctcgttttgttttttttttcaatcgcATGTTTCTTTGTCAACGTTTTTTAAGCATAGTCTAGAAGAGTGTGAGAATTTCCGATCAATTTCCGATACAGTTCCGATCGAGACAGATTTGATCCGAGTTGTTTTATCCTAGAGACAGTGTGGCATGACAGTGTGACATTCTTTCTGAACTACTTGCACATCTTAAAGAAGGTGTGATCTGCGACTCAGCCTTTCACaggtttctgttttgcaggttttgttTATTGTTCTTCAATTCTGAGCTTCCGATCTTGTCACTTTTCGTCAGGTGGTAGTTATAACACAAACTCAAATGGGTATATTGGTAGAGTTCACTAGTTCAGTTATGAACtccttaattaatttagttgatCATGCCCGAAAGTTCTTTGGATCTATACATTGAGaagttctttaatttttttaatgtaagaTTTTCAATATGTTCATTTGAATTTAAATGGACTgtgatattatattaaataatatgtgATTTCATCTAAAAACAAATTGTCAATATAGAaagtttcttgatttttttcaacGTGAGATTTTCAACCTATTAATTTTCATTCTACGAAATCATTTCATTTAACTTTTTTCTAGCGGccaataaattatttttaagtcCAAAGAGGCAAAGAGTATATCTTCTTCTCATATAAGCTAAGAAATTGATAAACTAAATTCtgttcattattttaaaataagtaaaatagtACATTTTAACAATGGGTTAAATTAAGAGTTTagtctataaatattttaaatttgtatttatttgatacttaaattttcaaaagtgtCTAGCTAATAGATCCCAAAATCTTATGTtctatttggtaatcatttggtttttttatttttgttttataaaattaaacctattttattcacattttttacaatgatttgcatatttcttaactACAATGATtcaattcttaatcaaattcaaaaaacaaaaataatattttaaaactactttttttagttttcaaaatttggcttgattttttaaaccattggtgaaaagtagataacaaaggaagaaatttggaggtggaggtagtgtctataggcttaattttcaaaaataaaaataaaaaacaaaatggttattaaatggGACCTCAAATTGAGTTTAATATGtctctaaactttaatttttgtgtttattgatccctaaactttcaattttctatataataagtacctatatatatatatatatatatatatttatgaaaaataatttaaaatcaatctaTAGATAGAAAATTGAATTATATGTCTGATGGAACCCTAAAATCtcgattttatgttttattagaTAAGTGAATCtttaaaaatagattaaatGGGTCAagaatttattagatataaaattaaaaatttgaaggaTTTTATTGGACAACAAGAAGAAAGTTTagcaaaacttttttaaaatttgggatCTTAATCGACATTTAAAATTCTATTAGGCACTTCGTAGAACAGGTCATTTGGATAAAAATCATGCGAGAGTTATGATTTTATCGACTAAACTCTTAATTTTTCCTAAACAAAATCAATTTACATTCTCAgttgtaattttctttaaaaatcgtCTATGCATAATCTCTAATCATCTATTCTATTTAATCCAACGTTTTAAGAAATCTACATGTGTAAGAATTAATGTATTGACGATTTTCAAATGGTAATGTGAAAGAAACAGTCTCAATTGATTCAAttacaataatttaaaaatcaatttataaataGATTAAATGGATAAAAAGTTTTTCAGTAAAATGTTAACGTCAATGTAAATTGATACAGTTATAAGAATcgagaattttaatttatatggtCTTCCGTTTTAGAGGTATAATTTGTCGTAGAACGAAACTATTTGTTAATGTAATCAAACTGTTTTTGGGTTCTCTTTAACATCCCTCGAGAAAACTAAATAAAGATAAGAGAAAAGATGTGAGATCTTAGCATAACGTACTCTTTAGAATCAAGTCATAGTCAAAAAAGCCCATAGATCTTAGCATTTTCTTTTACCCTTCAAATCTTGGAGAACACATTACTTGAATATTAAGCAACTCTAACCATTTACATCATTGCTCCCCTATCCTATAAAACACCCCCATCCCTAAAAGAATTCAAATCAGGCCTTAATCAAATCATCACATTACCAAACAAAAAAACATATTCCCACtgtaattttaacattttttctttctaattttaaatttctggTTTGATCCACGATATCTCTCtctacatatatatacacacataaatTGTAATAAATAATGGCATGTTATACAATTTATTTGCTACATAAATGAAAAATGTAGCACCCTAAAACCATATATTAACATCATTTTATTCCATAACTAATAACTTATAGAATCCAGCTTATGTTGGGAAAACATAGACATATAATTTTAGTGCACAACTTTTAGTGTCCcatatatctaattttttttgtgtgtCTAATTTAGCTTTGAATTTTGTTAAAAACCAACGAAGTATGagtaaaatactaaaaaaatagttaaacaaaatattcaatattattatgtttataaatcttaaatcaaactaataatattttctttttgttaaagtCCAACTAAAAACTAGATAccaaaatgtttaaattcaacCAAATACACTGTTCAATataataaaaaccaaaaaaaaaaaaaaaaaaaaaagcaatattCTCTCATCTAATTAACCACAGTAGAAACCGTTTTATCTTTTTAATCCTAATTCTACTTATTATTAAGTTCAATAagacaaaattataaattttagagGTTGGTTTTTGGACAATAAGTGAAGTTGTTtagtttaaaaatttgtttaatcATGGAAGTCATAATATAAGAAGTTAATAAGTTATGAAGTCTGATATAACGTAGTTGTAGGGTACACAATGAGTTATAACTACCACTTCTATTACAACTTCAAATATGGAGTTAGCGATATTCTATTTCTAGAAGCAAATtgtaataaattataacatcaTAACCTTCTTATAAGTAAATTTAATAGTTATAAAGTATTGTATAGAAAATTTTGAAGCACCATGCTAGCATGAGTGTAGCTCAATTGGCACCATGCTTGTACTATCAACGTCGACGTTAGAGATTTGATCCCCCACCCATTGTTTAATACAATACctttgttaaaaaaaagaaaaaattaaagcaTCGACTTCAAATATATTGATTGATACTTTGTTCCTTAAATTAGGCTAGagtttagaattaaaaaaaaaaaaaaaaaaattgtcacgtgataaatttttattagaCGATTTGATGGAATACACGAGATGCACTAACTAATTTTGTTATCCAAATCCAAACTAGGTAAAAGGGCATTatgagagaagagagagaggcCCCTTGGAAGAAGGGAAGGGGGAATGAGAGAGGACAAAAAATGGGATATAACTTTGACAGGCGGCTTGTTCGGGGTTATACCTACAAACTCCCTTTTCAAACTCACATCTTCTCTCTTtgcatattattattattttttattatgatttttttgctttttctttttggacTATAACCAAaacttaataattaatatatggaGACTAACCGTAATTGATAGTATTTTTAAGGATAataactaaatgtatgagatcatttttaaaagattgcaaatatagcaaagtctataGCGATaggcttctatcattgatacactatttaaattttatcatatatataatttttttattaatatattagaTCTGATTACTATATCTACAACTTTTACGAGAGGGTTGGATGGGTGTAGATCGTTGGGTTGTTTATTACTTTAAGATAAGttgggaaaaaagaaagaagatccAGTCAACGTACGGCAGAATCGGCCCGAAGCCACCCCGGCCCAACTAACAAAGCTTCCCACAGACATTCCAGTTGTACATTTGTTGCTTTTGAGGAACAAACAATATCGTCTTCATTCCTTTTTAAACTCACCATATTCTAtcttttattcatatattaaaaaaaatttacaacataCTGACATTTTTATTGATTTCCTTTATTTATAAGATTTTACACGTTGATATAATGAATGAATTGATACATTTGTGTAAAGTAATAAAACGATGTTTTTGTTATatcattacaaaaaaaatcaatgaaaatattaaaaataagcCACAAAATATCATCAaatgtgaatataatataaataatatgtgtttcattttttctaaaaaaacgtaaaatatttattctttagtttttttattttataaagtttTCATGATTATCTATCAATGTGAAATTGAATCCTCGACATTTTAAATcttgtattatttatttatttctcttgTGACTTCTTTTTCTTAGGGTGTGTTTGATTttacttttcaagtgtttaattttgaaaataagacatttcaaaaaaaaaatttgaagtgtttgacaATCACTCAAGATAGattttgaaacactttcaaggtgtattttaaacatttttttttccaaaagaaataaaataaaaatgacaatatttctctaataaatcCAAACAAGCTCTTACTCTCTTTCATATTTAccctaaaaaaatcaatttagatccttttaactttttttttttcaaatgtttatacaacttaactttattaattgtattaattaaaagatcaaatttttgtaagtgaatcaatttagataTTTTGTTAGCTATTTATGACTCTTTTATCTTGATTCCATTTAAAATATAAGCAAAAAGCcaccaaaaataaattttttatcctCTCAATATTTTACCAAAGTAATAAGAAAAATCATCACGTGCTTCTTCTTAAAGAGGTAGAGGAGGATTAGAAAATAAAACCTATTCATAGAACATAATTCCAACTTCTTTTTTATAATATACTAAGTTAATTCCCGCATTTAAACAACCCTatatatgtattaaaaaaaagaatctaaattgatttgtttatatatgaaaattcataatttagtagatattcacataattattaattttgagtTGTACTTGAAATTTACAAATACAACTTTAAATTTGAAAGgtatgaaaaattatttattagtttgatatgatacgttattttgTATTCCCCCATTTGGATTTTCATCATCATTGATTCCTCTTCATCGATGTTCTGATTAATTTTACTGTcgttttatgcatgcatgcaatacACTCCACGTGCCCcatttcatattaattatattccTTTACTGCGTTGGAAATATTAATTCTCAACTCCAAGAAGTTCTCTTTTTAATCCTTTCTTGGCATGCAATACTAATAATTCGGTCTTTTGAGTTGgtatttcaataaaattgtatgccttatttttatttagtatatgtaataaaatattacgATCCTATAAATGTTGTTAGTGGGAACCATCAACATCAATCTCTCATGTCCCctcaacaaataaaaataaaagaaacataaCCCCTTATCAATTGGGTACCACTAACAACATTTATAAGATCATTAGATTCTAAAACTTATGTCCAATTCCAATTATCAAGAAACTCTATTAAATGAAACCACCCTAAAATTTTAATGGgatatatattcaaaatatatactataaTTTATCTCTCTAATATATATTCAACGTAACATTAATAGTCACGTATATATTGTAGCAACCTTCACTAACATTTTTAATTACATTACAAATTTAGCCTCTATACGTTGTGGTTTATGTTGATTtggtttctaaacttttaaaattataaatttagttcctaaactttgatatttttaaaaaatcatggaTTACtagaacacaaaattaaaagttcgaAGTTATATTAGATGTGAAATTCAAACTTATATGAAATAGAtcgatataaaaaaaaaactaaaattattaaGAAACCAtgactaaacttataatttataatttaatcttcaATTTATTAGTAAAGAACAACAATATTGCTAAcattaaatagagaagaaaattttaatttatatcctTGAACTTTAGAGGttatattgattaaattaataaattaataaccataccaatttacatttttcattacatttcataatttcatttGATAATGATTAGTGTAGGACTTATAATTGCATCAACTAAACacttaaaatttcataattaaatataatttttaaaaaggatGAAAATGGATTGAATTGATAAAGATGTACTCAGTAGATTTCTAAAAATTGAGAACAAAATTTCGATACATCTACATATATCGTAccgacaaaataaaaaaaaaaaaatggatagtACAAAATGTAATTCATATGTAGAAGAAGATCGCCACGTAAGCTGCAGATAATGTGGCACTTTTTATGGTATGTGGCGTTTAATCATAGTTTGTTCTCTCCTAGTCTTATAAAGCAAAGcgaatagagagagagagagagagagagagagagaatctCTTTTTTCTGGGTACAGAAGAGAGCACATCATCAATCTCAAGACGATCTGATTATAtatctttccatttttttttctttttttctttcttttttatttttctaaatttgaaaaaaattaaaataaaaattaaaaaaacagaaGGAAGAGTTGGTTGGTGGGGTCCGGGTTTTCAGAGGGGGAGTTTGGTCGGGGTTGGCTATGATGATTCATGATTTAGTGTATGGGATTGGGGGGTTTTCTTCACAGTTTTTTAAGctctgtttttttttgtttttaataattttccaTTACTTTCAGTTGTAATTATATATGTTTCCAACGCTTTTCCTTTTTTCGAGTTTGTATCTTTGACTCAGAATCTATTTTTGCACACACCCACAAAGCTAAATATTACGACACCAAAATCACTGTCCTTTGCTTTGATCATTGCTTCAGTATCTCAAGTATCGCATCTCTTCTTCCCTTCATTACTTCTCATCATATTCACCCTATCAACAAAACCACGTGATAAAAGCCccccattttcattttctttctttccctaTCTTTCGTGTTCTCCAAGCACATTCATATGCAAACCAACctcattttcattttccctaATTCATTGTAGCCTTGTAGCAGCCACAACACAGACATCAACGGAGGAAATCTTAGTATTTTAGTTTGACTCACATTTTCCATCTCGTGATTGGAGAATGGACAAAATCCATTGGAGACTGTTCCATGCCCTTTCACTTTTGACCTACCAATTGCTTAATCCCACTATTTgaatattagttaattaaccATCACATTTTTCGATAACACTCAACTTAATGAAATGTCACACGagatcaaaaattaaattatgtcAACTGATTAAGACGTTAGCAGTCTTTTATGGATCGATGGATGGAATGAACTTTTGAATTTAGACTAGGACGATAGTGATTATTGAATGGAATAGAAGAATGGAAGGAAGAATACAAATAGAATAGAACATTAAAAACAGAGTAAAAAGTGAATTGGGGAGAATGAGTGAAaacaacataaaataaaatataaaaaaaaaaaatgtgacatAACAGAAGAGAAGACCAAGGATTGTACTCAAAAGAATCACTCACACAAGGCTTTATTCGAACCCTACAACCACATTGACTGAATCAAACTGACAAGACCAGACAATTAAGACATCGTTTTCATTATCGTCTCTTTCTCTCTCTGGAACATGAATGTGGGGCCGACCTTGTCTTTGAATTAAAACAAAGTACTCCGTATATTCTTCATTCCGACAACGTGGactccttttatttttattttttatttttgctcaATTGGCTTTCCTCTTCCTCCCTTATAAATTCCCCTCCCACATTCTCCCATTTCTTCATTAGTTTCTACTCACTCCTCTGTTTCTTCcctcatttcattttcctcccCTTCAACAAAAACCAAACCCCCACAACCCCAAAAGAGCACCCTTTGCTCTGTTTTTTaccacacacaaaaaaaaaaaaaaaatgatgcaaCGCTGTGGCAGTTACCAATGTTACTCTGCTGGAGAATGTTCTTGTGGGGGATTTTACGGGCAGCAGGGCAGTTACTTCTCTATGCCCACTTACAACAATTACTACGAAACCGAACATTATTCTTTCGAATCTTCTTCTCCGGTCGATTGTACACTCTCTCTCGGTACGCCATCAACTCGTATGACGGAGTACGATGAGAAACGCCGTGAAGAACAACACCCTGCTTCTAATTTCACCTGGGATTTACCTCGTACCAAACATCCTCATTCCTCTAAAACCACCCGCCGTGGCGCTAATAGTGGCGCCGATAAATCTAATGCCAATGCTGATCAAATGTTCGCCCGCCACTGTGCTAATTGCGACACCACCACTACCCCTCTCTGGCGCAACGGCCCTAGCGGCCCTAAGGTAAATGAAATTTTACCCTTTCCAAAATTTTTGCTCtgttcttctccaaaattaatcaatattgaTGGATTACGGTAAATTTATATTACAGTCGTTATGCAATGCGTGTGGGATTAGATacaagaaggaagaaagaaaagcagCAAGTTCAGGGCAACCAGCGAATGCAATAATGTATAGGAACGAAGCGAGTTCATGGCTTCAGCATCATACTCACAGCCAAAGAACGCCCAGATTCGCACACGGGATCACCAATGAACTCAATCCCAGCGTTGCCTTTCTTTCATGGAGTCTCAATGACACAGAGCAACCTCAGCTTTACTATGATTTCACAAGTTGAAATTACCATCCCAcaagaaaaaggggaaaaaaagttttttttttttttttttggttctcTGCCAAGATAGCCAATCGGACGATGTGGgggagtttttctttttcttttttcttttttcttttaatttgttattaagtatttactttttttttttttttttttttttttaatactcgggagagaaaaaaaaaaaagagaaaagagaaagaaagggcACCATTATAATGTTGTTGAGGATTTTTAAAAAGATGGTGAGACGGTTTTATGGAATACTGTCTCCTCCAAAGATCCACCAtgatcaaattttctttcttttttttttttt
The nucleotide sequence above comes from Benincasa hispida cultivar B227 chromosome 3, ASM972705v1, whole genome shotgun sequence. Encoded proteins:
- the LOC120074327 gene encoding GATA transcription factor 18 — protein: MMQRCGSYQCYSAGECSCGGFYGQQGSYFSMPTYNNYYETEHYSFESSSPVDCTLSLGTPSTRMTEYDEKRREEQHPASNFTWDLPRTKHPHSSKTTRRGANSGADKSNANADQMFARHCANCDTTTTPLWRNGPSGPKSLCNACGIRYKKEERKAASSGQPANAIMYRNEASSWLQHHTHSQRTPRFAHGITNELNPSVAFLSWSLNDTEQPQLYYDFTS